A part of Paenibacillus sp. 481 genomic DNA contains:
- a CDS encoding cupin domain-containing protein, translated as MHYQAINLNEKLSTFNDLWSLKVIGEMNDYQFKLIKIAGDYVWHVHEDTDKVFIALEGEMVIDFRDGQVKISKGEMFIVPKGIEMKPSAEKECHIMLVEPKRVVDSGGTESEITAAKDTWI; from the coding sequence GAGAAGCTATCTACATTCAACGATCTTTGGTCTCTGAAAGTCATTGGTGAAATGAATGACTATCAATTTAAGCTCATTAAGATTGCTGGGGATTATGTATGGCATGTGCATGAAGATACCGATAAGGTATTTATCGCGCTCGAAGGGGAGATGGTCATTGATTTTCGTGATGGTCAAGTGAAAATTTCTAAGGGTGAGATGTTTATTGTCCCGAAGGGAATTGAGATGAAACCTTCTGCTGAAAAAGAATGCCATATCATGTTGGTGGAGCCCAAAAGAGTAGTAGACAGTGGCGGTACGGAGTCCGAAATAACAGCAGCCAAAGATACTTGGATCTAG